A window from Triticum aestivum cultivar Chinese Spring chromosome 6D, IWGSC CS RefSeq v2.1, whole genome shotgun sequence encodes these proteins:
- the LOC123141549 gene encoding two-component response regulator ORR11, which produces MSSVAGGVVGTTAVFSGAGGGVPLHVLAVDDSSVDRAVISGILRSSRFRVTAVDSGKRALELLGSEPNVSMIITDYWMPEMTGYELLKKVKESSTLKQIPVVIMSSENVPTRISRCLEEGAEDFLMKPVRPSDVSRVFNRVLP; this is translated from the exons ATGTCGAGCGTCGCCGGAGGCGTGGTTGGGACGACGGCCGTGTTTTCGGGGGCCGGCGGCGGCGTGCCTCTTCACGTTCTCGCGGTGGACGATAGCTCCGTCGACCGCGCCGTCATCTCCGGCATCCTTCGCAGCTCTCGGTTCCGTG TGACGGCCGTGGATAGCGGGAAGAGGGCCCTGGAGCTGCTAGGATCG GAGCCCAACGTGAGCATGATAATTACGGACTACTGGATGCCGGAGATGACGGGATACGAGCTCCTAAAGAAGGTCAAG GAGTCATCCACGCTGAAGCAGATCCCCGTGGTGATCATGTCCTCGGAGAACGTGCCGACAAGGATCAGCAG ATGCTTGGAGGAAGGCGCAGAGGATTTCCTGATGAAGCCCGTCCGGCCGTCGGACGTGTCGCGGGTGTTCAACCGGGTGCTCCCATGa